One window from the genome of Verrucomicrobiia bacterium encodes:
- a CDS encoding glutamine synthetase — MSTPKSVLELAKKTGAKMIDIKFVDTFGTWQHFSCPIRELTEEIFSEGLGFDGSSIRGWKSIEASDMLAMPDPDTAFIDPFMVEPT, encoded by the coding sequence ATGAGCACACCTAAGAGCGTACTTGAATTAGCCAAGAAAACCGGCGCCAAGATGATCGACATTAAGTTCGTCGATACTTTTGGCACCTGGCAGCATTTCAGTTGTCCCATCCGAGAGCTGACCGAGGAGATTTTCAGCGAGGGTTTGGGCTTTGACGGCTCGAGCATCCGGGGCTGGAAAAGCATCGAGGCCTCCGACATGCTCGCCATGCCCGACCCCGACACCGCCTTTATCGACCCGTTCATGGTCGAGCCCACC
- a CDS encoding ammonium transporter has protein sequence MRKLILLTGLLTAQFLCDVPAFAQDAAPKRAEPTLEQRVSDLEAYINNGARLADVTNNVSSKLGDYNVKSNTFTPKPGPGANAWQMTSAALVLFMTLPGLALFYGGLVRHKNVLSVMAQCLFIAGLVTILWFVCGYSLVFHKGTSFLGGLGYAFLKGVDSSPNPDYSFWVSQNVFSMYQLMFAIITPALIIGAIAERVKFSAICLFMTLWMFIVYFPQAHMVWGADGLMNGVFNPYAKIKAIDFAGGTVVHMTSGWSALILCLIVGKRLGFGREPMPPHSMVLCMVGTGMLWMGWYGFNAGSAVGADVIAANAFTTTTLATAVASFVWPMFEWLVRGKPSVLGFCSGAVAGLVVITPACGFVTPNGAVIIGIAAGLIPWFFCYKVKNWFGYDDALDTFGVHAIGGTLGALLTGILARNAANPNLAANLKDYVTDSPAQRLVIEQLKAIGVTLFLAIVGTTIIASIVKAVLGLRPSAEVEVAGLDLNEHGEEAYHSEGQL, from the coding sequence CAACAACGGGGCGCGGTTGGCGGATGTCACCAACAATGTCTCCTCGAAGCTGGGGGATTACAACGTAAAGTCCAACACCTTCACGCCAAAACCCGGCCCAGGCGCAAACGCTTGGCAAATGACCTCCGCTGCGCTGGTCTTATTCATGACGCTGCCCGGCCTGGCATTGTTTTACGGGGGATTGGTCCGGCACAAGAATGTCCTCTCCGTCATGGCGCAATGTTTGTTCATTGCCGGACTGGTCACGATTCTGTGGTTTGTCTGCGGCTACAGCCTTGTTTTTCATAAGGGCACCTCTTTTCTCGGCGGCCTCGGATACGCCTTCTTGAAGGGCGTCGATTCGAGCCCCAACCCGGATTATTCGTTTTGGGTCTCGCAGAACGTCTTTTCGATGTACCAGCTTATGTTCGCAATCATCACTCCGGCGCTGATCATTGGCGCTATTGCCGAACGGGTGAAGTTCTCCGCGATTTGCCTCTTCATGACCCTGTGGATGTTCATCGTTTATTTTCCTCAGGCCCACATGGTCTGGGGCGCGGATGGCTTGATGAACGGCGTGTTCAATCCCTATGCGAAAATCAAAGCCATCGATTTCGCCGGGGGCACGGTTGTCCACATGACCTCCGGCTGGTCGGCGCTCATCCTCTGCCTGATTGTGGGCAAGCGCCTGGGCTTTGGCAGAGAGCCCATGCCGCCCCATAGCATGGTCCTGTGCATGGTGGGCACCGGCATGCTCTGGATGGGCTGGTATGGCTTCAATGCCGGCAGTGCCGTGGGCGCCGATGTCATCGCCGCCAACGCTTTCACAACCACTACCCTCGCAACCGCCGTCGCCTCCTTCGTTTGGCCCATGTTCGAGTGGCTCGTCCGCGGCAAGCCCAGTGTCCTGGGTTTCTGCTCCGGCGCCGTTGCCGGCCTGGTCGTTATCACTCCCGCCTGCGGTTTCGTCACCCCTAACGGAGCGGTGATTATCGGCATCGCAGCGGGACTGATCCCCTGGTTCTTCTGCTACAAAGTCAAAAACTGGTTTGGTTATGACGATGCGCTCGATACGTTCGGCGTTCACGCCATCGGCGGCACGCTGGGCGCCTTGCTCACAGGAATTTTGGCCAGAAACGCCGCCAACCCAAACCTGGCCGCCAACCTGAAGGATTACGTGACCGATTCCCCGGCGCAACGGCTGGTTATCGAGCAACTCAAGGCCATCGGCGTCACCCTCTTCCTCGCTATAGTCGGCACCACCATCATCGCTTCCATTGTCAAAGCTGTGCTCGGCTTGCGGCCTTCCGCCGAAGTCGAGGTAGCCGGATTGGACCTTAATGAACATGGCGAAGAGGCCTACCACAGTGAAGGACAATTATGA